A DNA window from Pontiella agarivorans contains the following coding sequences:
- a CDS encoding peroxiredoxin yields the protein MVKIGQPVEEFNMAAFQNDEIKDIALSDYKGKWVVVAFYPADFTFVCPTELEELAELYPKFQENGAEVISVSTDTAFVHKAWHDESKAIGKVNYPMGADPTGAVSKQFGVYIEEEGLALRGTFIIDPDGVLKTAEIHDLGIGRSAAEALRKLEAAKFVHEHGDQVCPANWKPGSDTLTPGLDLVGKI from the coding sequence CCGTAGAAGAGTTCAACATGGCCGCCTTCCAGAACGACGAAATCAAGGATATCGCGCTGTCGGATTATAAAGGCAAATGGGTCGTTGTGGCCTTCTATCCGGCTGACTTCACTTTTGTCTGCCCGACCGAGCTCGAAGAGCTGGCGGAACTCTACCCGAAATTCCAGGAAAACGGTGCTGAAGTCATTTCCGTTTCCACCGACACAGCCTTCGTGCACAAAGCCTGGCACGATGAATCCAAAGCCATCGGCAAAGTCAACTACCCGATGGGCGCTGACCCGACAGGTGCCGTTTCCAAACAGTTCGGTGTTTACATCGAAGAAGAAGGTCTCGCCCTGCGCGGCACCTTCATCATTGATCCCGACGGCGTACTGAAAACCGCTGAAATCCACGATCTCGGTATCGGCCGTTCCGCTGCGGAAGCCTTGCGCAAACTCGAAGCCGCCAAGTTCGTTCACGAACACGGCGACCAGGTCTGCCCGGCCAACTGGAAACCCGGCTCTGATACCCTGACCCCCGGTCTGGACCTCGTCGGAAAAATCTAA